The following proteins come from a genomic window of Athalia rosae chromosome 1, iyAthRosa1.1, whole genome shotgun sequence:
- the LOC105686074 gene encoding protein unc-13 homolog 4B isoform X4, with amino-acid sequence MRSWAFWKQRNRGPADGNLVLDVSAEENAAARALFSAMVLVSTPEIQEADGGFFENLGTLLAAKARAQEMAEGPLPTPATEGAEKDEGNSSDAEGSIEEPTEALLESDSDRDENERSHNLIVQSVGWNIEELYASLVYLTQHQIGFDVSNEVSQESLLNHLQSAFKVDNETHQQVLDEAQRMEAPEMHLNVEVIEAKELVSKDSNGKSDPFCALYLESAPTRRYNTAVKQATLSPVWEEHFELPLEDAENDVLNLEVWDFDAAETVPEKMSKVKDVKGVRGLVKLAKEIALTATTGNHDNEFIGKCQIALKDIPVVGHTSWYSLEKKNKSKRRGVVRLKLAFSAEHNEQVAAQEHRHLLRILLLHEIETEKIEKYCWCGRWSAPAESIILQHSAQRGLLARNVALAQWVEYIRVHQEHPLSFTLLNKLAVELLRPIDNSLFSDDEARLFWDATKKLLHSCLNSIRKIRRLTVGDRHTISQLAAILGILSSIDSLKKPEDLDLFPANMYGWLPEPEGPRADVMQALEDTVIQGAEEWYDHVLKNNSPTADADEDVVKYYIKVIQLIRADLQRAIEYYDKVFIKQTNFPYARTLYIHYEKRISDMCMIIVEDVCARLKRIEVENSDGTSEELGLGTTLFELYLTLQRYAILGHVLCADGLEYMKIQSYHEWFRAGVAHWLDIAVFKALRRIERAVDFDKLQPVDSSVQYSSSAVDTLTIFYQIKVFWTQLAWPDVEGSYTFIAKIIDDICRCSVEYADKMARKAEMVTDLMYDMENNGSVYEKKFEVSNAWCFAINNIDYIRTSIGPLAEDLGLKSIVDALAANKTQQEAERCRQTLQLVIDNATETVSNKIVELLEVVATKMMPAMSRYLAEGAELIDTTSNAMDRLLQYLDSNITTLHDNLNETNFERVLLVIWEIMSKILYDLVNSNLEKRRPPSFYANLHRTLHTLIRFFNLGADETSNINILEKIEELLKLHGLETAALIHRYHQERLQEQKALEEPRHGQLTVKAHFIDNSLNIQIMNARNLRPMDSNGKMSTLERKLRYKSKSKVKLKDERSSKCDPYVKIRLLPEEKFVQIKQPKTRTHKENLFPLFDENFTIALPTELRDTEGAIIAFEVKDKDFLRTRFMAEAFLAFSEIPETGPDRDFDSLEQIHLKLSRPVGKNSDAVRALEHRKGDNQAVDFISKLNSKMNTR; translated from the exons ATGAGATCCTGGGCCTTTTGGAAACAACGAAATCGCGGACCAGCCGATGGAAATTTAGTACTCGACGTTTCTGCAGAAGAAAATGCTGCAGCCCGCGCATTGTTTTCGGCCATGGTTTTGGTCAGCACCCCAGA aATCCAAGAGGCCGATGGCGGATTCTTCGAAAACCTTGGCACGCTTTTGGCGGCCAAAGCACGAGCCCAAGAAATGGCGGAAGGTCCTCTGCCAACACCTGCCACGGAGGGCGCAGAAAAGGACGAAGGAAATTCCAGCGACGCTGAAGGAAGCATAGAAGAACCGACGGAAGCTCTTTTGGAATCCGATAGCGACCGCGACGAGAACGAACGCTCCCACAATCTTATCGTGCAATCCGTCGGTTGGAAT ATAGAGGAGTTGTACGCGTCGCTGGTGTATCTGACTCAGCATCAAATTGGTTTCGATGTTTCGAACGAGGTCAGTCAGGAGTCTCTCCTCAATCACCTGCAGAGCGCTTTTAAGGTCGACAATGAAACCCACCAACAGGTCCTCGATGAAGCTCAACGTATGGAG GCGCCAGAAATGCACCTCAACGTCGAAGTGATAGAGGCCAAAGAATTGGTTTCCAAAGACTCGAACGGAAAAAGCGACCCATTCTGTGCTCTGTATCTCGAATCGGCGCCTACCAGGCGGTACAATACCGCCGTGAAACAAGCGACTCTGAGTCCAGTTTGGGAGGAGCATTTCGAACT GCCCTTGGAAGATGCGGAGAACGATGTCCTCAACCTTGAAGTCTG GGACTTTGACGCGGCAGAGACGGTGCCCGAAAAGATGAGCAAAGTGAAGGATGTCAAGGGTGTTCGTGGCCTCGTTAAACTTGCCAAAGAAATAGCTTTGACCGCAACGACGGGCAATCACGACAACGAATTCATCGGGAAATGTCAAATAGCCCTGAAG GATATTCCAGTCGTGGGCCACACTTCGTGgtattcgttggaaaaaaagaacaaatcgAAACGTCGTGGCGTGGTTCGTTTGAAGTTGGCGTTCAGTGCGGAACACAACGAGCAAGTAGCCGCTCAGGAACACCGACACCTTTTACGAATTTTACTTTTGCACGAGATCGAgaccgaaaaaatcgaaaaatattgttGGTGTGGCCGTTGGTCAGCTCCGGCGGAATCTATAATTTTACAACACAGCGCCCAGCGCGGACTTCTCGCTCGTAACGTCGCCCTCGCCCAGTGGGTGGAGTACATCAGAGTGCACCAAGAACACCCTCTAAGTTTTACTTTGCTCAACAAACTGGCGGTCGAATTACTGAGGCCGATAGATAACAGCCTATTTTCGGACGACGAAGCCAGACTTTTTTGGGACGCCACAAAAAAACTTCTCCACTCATGTCTCAACAGTATAAGAAAAATCCGAAGGCTCACCGTCGGAGACAGGCACACGATCTCACAATTGGCAGCGATTCTAGG aattTTGTCTTCGATAGACTCTCTGAAAAAGCCAGAGGATCTTGACCTATTCCCGGCTAATATGTACGGTTGGCTTCCAGAGCCGGAGGGACCGAGAGCGGACGTAATGCAAGCTCTGGAGGACACGGTCATCCAAGGCGCCGAAGAATG gTACGACCAcgttttgaaaaacaattcacCTACCGCAGACGCCGACGAAGACGTGGTCAAGTATTACATAAAAGTTATACAACTGATCAGGGCCGATCTACAAAGAGCCATCGAGTATTATGACAAGGTCTTCATCAA GCAAACCAATTTTCCCTACGCGAGAACGTTGTATATCCACTACGAGAAACGTATAAGCGATATGTGCATGATAATCGTCGAAGATGTCTGCGCGAGGTTGAAGAGGATAGAAGTTGAAAACAGCGACGGAACCAGCGAGGAATTAGGACTGGGTACGACACTTTTCGAGCTGTATTTGACGCTTCAGAGATACGCGAT ACTCGGTCACGTGCTATGCGCGGATGGTCTGGAATACATGAAAATCCAGAGTTACCACGAATGGTTCCGAGCCGGGGTGGCTCACTGGCTCGACATTGCAGTTTTCAAAGCCCTGCGAAGGATAGAACGTGCGGTGGATTTCGACAAACTGCAACCGGTCGATTCCAGCGTACAGTACAGCTCGAGCGCCGTGGATACTCTCaccattttttatcaaatcaaAGTTTTCTGGACCCAATTGGCCTGGCCAGACGTCGAAGGCTCCTATACGTTCATCGCAAAAATTATCGAC GATATATGCAGGTGTTCGGTTGAATACGCCGATAAAATGGCACGTAAGGCGGAAATGGTGACGGACTTGATGTACGATATGGAGAACAATGGCAGTGTCTACGAGAAGAAATTCGAAGTCTCTAACGCTTGGTGTTTCGCGATTAACAACATCGATTACATCCGGACGTCGATAGGTCCTCTGGCCGAGGATCTGGGGTTGAAAAGTATCGTTGATGCTTTGGCCGCCAACAAAACTCAACAGGAGGCTGAAAGATGTCGGCAAACGCTGCAGCTCGTTATCGATAACGCGACTGAAACCGTGAGCAATAAAATCGTCGAGTTGCTCGAAGTTGTTGCCACGAAAATGATGCCCGCCATGAGCAGATACCTTGCCGAAGGCGCGGAATTGATAGACACGACCAGTAACGCGATGGACAGGCTCCTGCAGTACCTCGACTCCAATATCACCACATTGCATGACAATCTGAACGAAACCAACTTCGAAAGGGTACTTTTAGTCATCTGGGAAATCATGTCGAAGATACTCTATGATTTGGTCAATAGCAATTTGGAG aaGAGAAGACCGCCGTCATTTTACGCAAACCTTCATCGTACCCTGCACACCctgattcgttttttcaatctgGGGGCAGACGAGACGTCGAATATCAACAtcctcgaaaaaatcgaagaacttCTAAAACTCCACGGTCTTGAAACCGCCGCTCTGATTCATCGGTACCATCAGGAAAGGTTGCAGGAGCAAAAAGCGTTGGAGGAACCCAGACACGGACAGTTGACCGTCAAAGCTCATTTCATCGATAACTCGTTGAACATACAAATTATGAACGCCAGAAATCTTAGGCCGATGGACAGCAACG gcAAGATGTCTACTCTTGAGCGAAAACTCCGTTATAAATCAAAATCTAAAGTGAAACTGAAAGACGAGAGGTCAA GTAAATGTGATCCGTACGTGAAAATTCGGCTGTTACCCGAAGAgaaatttgttcaaattaaACAGCCAAAGACTCGTACGCACAAGGAAAATCTCTTCCCGctattcgacgaaaatttcaccat TGCGCTTCCAACGGAACTTAGAGACACGGAAGGCGCGATCATAGCGTTTGAAGTAAAAGACAAAGATTTTTTGCGGACAAGGTTCATGGCTGAGGCGTTCCTAGCCTTCAGCGAAATCCCGGAAACGGGTCCCGACCGAGATTTTGACTCGCTGGAACAGATTCATCTGAAATTATCACGACCAGTTGGAAAAA aTTCGGACGCTGTGCGCGCTCTAGAACACAGGAAAGGGGACAATCAGGCCGTCGATTTCATCTCAAAACTAAATAGTAAGATGAATACCAGATAA
- the LOC105686074 gene encoding protein unc-13 homolog 4B isoform X5, with product MDEEAMWKGFYQKIVADKEARDADDENIKSEHEIRIQEADGGFFENLGTLLAAKARAQEMAEGPLPTPATEGAEKDEGNSSDAEGSIEEPTEALLESDSDRDENERSHNLIVQSVGWNIEELYASLVYLTQHQIGFDVSNEVSQESLLNHLQSAFKVDNETHQQVLDEAQRMEAPEMHLNVEVIEAKELVSKDSNGKSDPFCALYLESAPTRRYNTAVKQATLSPVWEEHFELPLEDAENDVLNLEVWDFDAAETVPEKMSKVKDVKGVRGLVKLAKEIALTATTGNHDNEFIGKCQIALKDIPVVGHTSWYSLEKKNKSKRRGVVRLKLAFSAEHNEQVAAQEHRHLLRILLLHEIETEKIEKYCWCGRWSAPAESIILQHSAQRGLLARNVALAQWVEYIRVHQEHPLSFTLLNKLAVELLRPIDNSLFSDDEARLFWDATKKLLHSCLNSIRKIRRLTVGDRHTISQLAAILGILSSIDSLKKPEDLDLFPANMYGWLPEPEGPRADVMQALEDTVIQGAEEWYDHVLKNNSPTADADEDVVKYYIKVIQLIRADLQRAIEYYDKVFIKQTNFPYARTLYIHYEKRISDMCMIIVEDVCARLKRIEVENSDGTSEELGLGTTLFELYLTLQRYAILGHVLCADGLEYMKIQSYHEWFRAGVAHWLDIAVFKALRRIERAVDFDKLQPVDSSVQYSSSAVDTLTIFYQIKVFWTQLAWPDVEGSYTFIAKIIDDICRCSVEYADKMARKAEMVTDLMYDMENNGSVYEKKFEVSNAWCFAINNIDYIRTSIGPLAEDLGLKSIVDALAANKTQQEAERCRQTLQLVIDNATETVSNKIVELLEVVATKMMPAMSRYLAEGAELIDTTSNAMDRLLQYLDSNITTLHDNLNETNFERVLLVIWEIMSKILYDLVNSNLEKRRPPSFYANLHRTLHTLIRFFNLGADETSNINILEKIEELLKLHGLETAALIHRYHQERLQEQKALEEPRHGQLTVKAHFIDNSLNIQIMNARNLRPMDSNGKMSTLERKLRYKSKSKVKLKDERSSKCDPYVKIRLLPEEKFVQIKQPKTRTHKENLFPLFDENFTIALPTELRDTEGAIIAFEVKDKDFLRTRFMAEAFLAFSEIPETGPDRDFDSLEQIHLKLSRPVGKNSDAVRALEHRKGDNQAVDFISKLNSKMNTR from the exons ATGGACGAAGAGGCGATGTGGAAAGGATTTTACCAAAAAATCGTCGCGGATAAGGAAGCGCGCGACGCCGACGATGAGAATATAAAGTCTGAACATGAAATAAG aATCCAAGAGGCCGATGGCGGATTCTTCGAAAACCTTGGCACGCTTTTGGCGGCCAAAGCACGAGCCCAAGAAATGGCGGAAGGTCCTCTGCCAACACCTGCCACGGAGGGCGCAGAAAAGGACGAAGGAAATTCCAGCGACGCTGAAGGAAGCATAGAAGAACCGACGGAAGCTCTTTTGGAATCCGATAGCGACCGCGACGAGAACGAACGCTCCCACAATCTTATCGTGCAATCCGTCGGTTGGAAT ATAGAGGAGTTGTACGCGTCGCTGGTGTATCTGACTCAGCATCAAATTGGTTTCGATGTTTCGAACGAGGTCAGTCAGGAGTCTCTCCTCAATCACCTGCAGAGCGCTTTTAAGGTCGACAATGAAACCCACCAACAGGTCCTCGATGAAGCTCAACGTATGGAG GCGCCAGAAATGCACCTCAACGTCGAAGTGATAGAGGCCAAAGAATTGGTTTCCAAAGACTCGAACGGAAAAAGCGACCCATTCTGTGCTCTGTATCTCGAATCGGCGCCTACCAGGCGGTACAATACCGCCGTGAAACAAGCGACTCTGAGTCCAGTTTGGGAGGAGCATTTCGAACT GCCCTTGGAAGATGCGGAGAACGATGTCCTCAACCTTGAAGTCTG GGACTTTGACGCGGCAGAGACGGTGCCCGAAAAGATGAGCAAAGTGAAGGATGTCAAGGGTGTTCGTGGCCTCGTTAAACTTGCCAAAGAAATAGCTTTGACCGCAACGACGGGCAATCACGACAACGAATTCATCGGGAAATGTCAAATAGCCCTGAAG GATATTCCAGTCGTGGGCCACACTTCGTGgtattcgttggaaaaaaagaacaaatcgAAACGTCGTGGCGTGGTTCGTTTGAAGTTGGCGTTCAGTGCGGAACACAACGAGCAAGTAGCCGCTCAGGAACACCGACACCTTTTACGAATTTTACTTTTGCACGAGATCGAgaccgaaaaaatcgaaaaatattgttGGTGTGGCCGTTGGTCAGCTCCGGCGGAATCTATAATTTTACAACACAGCGCCCAGCGCGGACTTCTCGCTCGTAACGTCGCCCTCGCCCAGTGGGTGGAGTACATCAGAGTGCACCAAGAACACCCTCTAAGTTTTACTTTGCTCAACAAACTGGCGGTCGAATTACTGAGGCCGATAGATAACAGCCTATTTTCGGACGACGAAGCCAGACTTTTTTGGGACGCCACAAAAAAACTTCTCCACTCATGTCTCAACAGTATAAGAAAAATCCGAAGGCTCACCGTCGGAGACAGGCACACGATCTCACAATTGGCAGCGATTCTAGG aattTTGTCTTCGATAGACTCTCTGAAAAAGCCAGAGGATCTTGACCTATTCCCGGCTAATATGTACGGTTGGCTTCCAGAGCCGGAGGGACCGAGAGCGGACGTAATGCAAGCTCTGGAGGACACGGTCATCCAAGGCGCCGAAGAATG gTACGACCAcgttttgaaaaacaattcacCTACCGCAGACGCCGACGAAGACGTGGTCAAGTATTACATAAAAGTTATACAACTGATCAGGGCCGATCTACAAAGAGCCATCGAGTATTATGACAAGGTCTTCATCAA GCAAACCAATTTTCCCTACGCGAGAACGTTGTATATCCACTACGAGAAACGTATAAGCGATATGTGCATGATAATCGTCGAAGATGTCTGCGCGAGGTTGAAGAGGATAGAAGTTGAAAACAGCGACGGAACCAGCGAGGAATTAGGACTGGGTACGACACTTTTCGAGCTGTATTTGACGCTTCAGAGATACGCGAT ACTCGGTCACGTGCTATGCGCGGATGGTCTGGAATACATGAAAATCCAGAGTTACCACGAATGGTTCCGAGCCGGGGTGGCTCACTGGCTCGACATTGCAGTTTTCAAAGCCCTGCGAAGGATAGAACGTGCGGTGGATTTCGACAAACTGCAACCGGTCGATTCCAGCGTACAGTACAGCTCGAGCGCCGTGGATACTCTCaccattttttatcaaatcaaAGTTTTCTGGACCCAATTGGCCTGGCCAGACGTCGAAGGCTCCTATACGTTCATCGCAAAAATTATCGAC GATATATGCAGGTGTTCGGTTGAATACGCCGATAAAATGGCACGTAAGGCGGAAATGGTGACGGACTTGATGTACGATATGGAGAACAATGGCAGTGTCTACGAGAAGAAATTCGAAGTCTCTAACGCTTGGTGTTTCGCGATTAACAACATCGATTACATCCGGACGTCGATAGGTCCTCTGGCCGAGGATCTGGGGTTGAAAAGTATCGTTGATGCTTTGGCCGCCAACAAAACTCAACAGGAGGCTGAAAGATGTCGGCAAACGCTGCAGCTCGTTATCGATAACGCGACTGAAACCGTGAGCAATAAAATCGTCGAGTTGCTCGAAGTTGTTGCCACGAAAATGATGCCCGCCATGAGCAGATACCTTGCCGAAGGCGCGGAATTGATAGACACGACCAGTAACGCGATGGACAGGCTCCTGCAGTACCTCGACTCCAATATCACCACATTGCATGACAATCTGAACGAAACCAACTTCGAAAGGGTACTTTTAGTCATCTGGGAAATCATGTCGAAGATACTCTATGATTTGGTCAATAGCAATTTGGAG aaGAGAAGACCGCCGTCATTTTACGCAAACCTTCATCGTACCCTGCACACCctgattcgttttttcaatctgGGGGCAGACGAGACGTCGAATATCAACAtcctcgaaaaaatcgaagaacttCTAAAACTCCACGGTCTTGAAACCGCCGCTCTGATTCATCGGTACCATCAGGAAAGGTTGCAGGAGCAAAAAGCGTTGGAGGAACCCAGACACGGACAGTTGACCGTCAAAGCTCATTTCATCGATAACTCGTTGAACATACAAATTATGAACGCCAGAAATCTTAGGCCGATGGACAGCAACG gcAAGATGTCTACTCTTGAGCGAAAACTCCGTTATAAATCAAAATCTAAAGTGAAACTGAAAGACGAGAGGTCAA GTAAATGTGATCCGTACGTGAAAATTCGGCTGTTACCCGAAGAgaaatttgttcaaattaaACAGCCAAAGACTCGTACGCACAAGGAAAATCTCTTCCCGctattcgacgaaaatttcaccat TGCGCTTCCAACGGAACTTAGAGACACGGAAGGCGCGATCATAGCGTTTGAAGTAAAAGACAAAGATTTTTTGCGGACAAGGTTCATGGCTGAGGCGTTCCTAGCCTTCAGCGAAATCCCGGAAACGGGTCCCGACCGAGATTTTGACTCGCTGGAACAGATTCATCTGAAATTATCACGACCAGTTGGAAAAA aTTCGGACGCTGTGCGCGCTCTAGAACACAGGAAAGGGGACAATCAGGCCGTCGATTTCATCTCAAAACTAAATAGTAAGATGAATACCAGATAA
- the LOC105686074 gene encoding protein unc-13 homolog 4B isoform X7, whose amino-acid sequence MRLLRSIKVLCIKREVKRIEELYASLVYLTQHQIGFDVSNEVSQESLLNHLQSAFKVDNETHQQVLDEAQRMEAPEMHLNVEVIEAKELVSKDSNGKSDPFCALYLESAPTRRYNTAVKQATLSPVWEEHFELPLEDAENDVLNLEVWDFDAAETVPEKMSKVKDVKGVRGLVKLAKEIALTATTGNHDNEFIGKCQIALKDIPVVGHTSWYSLEKKNKSKRRGVVRLKLAFSAEHNEQVAAQEHRHLLRILLLHEIETEKIEKYCWCGRWSAPAESIILQHSAQRGLLARNVALAQWVEYIRVHQEHPLSFTLLNKLAVELLRPIDNSLFSDDEARLFWDATKKLLHSCLNSIRKIRRLTVGDRHTISQLAAILGILSSIDSLKKPEDLDLFPANMYGWLPEPEGPRADVMQALEDTVIQGAEEWYDHVLKNNSPTADADEDVVKYYIKVIQLIRADLQRAIEYYDKVFIKQTNFPYARTLYIHYEKRISDMCMIIVEDVCARLKRIEVENSDGTSEELGLGTTLFELYLTLQRYAILGHVLCADGLEYMKIQSYHEWFRAGVAHWLDIAVFKALRRIERAVDFDKLQPVDSSVQYSSSAVDTLTIFYQIKVFWTQLAWPDVEGSYTFIAKIIDDICRCSVEYADKMARKAEMVTDLMYDMENNGSVYEKKFEVSNAWCFAINNIDYIRTSIGPLAEDLGLKSIVDALAANKTQQEAERCRQTLQLVIDNATETVSNKIVELLEVVATKMMPAMSRYLAEGAELIDTTSNAMDRLLQYLDSNITTLHDNLNETNFERVLLVIWEIMSKILYDLVNSNLEKRRPPSFYANLHRTLHTLIRFFNLGADETSNINILEKIEELLKLHGLETAALIHRYHQERLQEQKALEEPRHGQLTVKAHFIDNSLNIQIMNARNLRPMDSNGKMSTLERKLRYKSKSKVKLKDERSSKCDPYVKIRLLPEEKFVQIKQPKTRTHKENLFPLFDENFTIALPTELRDTEGAIIAFEVKDKDFLRTRFMAEAFLAFSEIPETGPDRDFDSLEQIHLKLSRPVGKNSDAVRALEHRKGDNQAVDFISKLNSKMNTR is encoded by the exons ATGCGGCTGCTCAGGTCGATTAAGGTCCTCTGCATAAAACGAGAGGTGAAACGA ATAGAGGAGTTGTACGCGTCGCTGGTGTATCTGACTCAGCATCAAATTGGTTTCGATGTTTCGAACGAGGTCAGTCAGGAGTCTCTCCTCAATCACCTGCAGAGCGCTTTTAAGGTCGACAATGAAACCCACCAACAGGTCCTCGATGAAGCTCAACGTATGGAG GCGCCAGAAATGCACCTCAACGTCGAAGTGATAGAGGCCAAAGAATTGGTTTCCAAAGACTCGAACGGAAAAAGCGACCCATTCTGTGCTCTGTATCTCGAATCGGCGCCTACCAGGCGGTACAATACCGCCGTGAAACAAGCGACTCTGAGTCCAGTTTGGGAGGAGCATTTCGAACT GCCCTTGGAAGATGCGGAGAACGATGTCCTCAACCTTGAAGTCTG GGACTTTGACGCGGCAGAGACGGTGCCCGAAAAGATGAGCAAAGTGAAGGATGTCAAGGGTGTTCGTGGCCTCGTTAAACTTGCCAAAGAAATAGCTTTGACCGCAACGACGGGCAATCACGACAACGAATTCATCGGGAAATGTCAAATAGCCCTGAAG GATATTCCAGTCGTGGGCCACACTTCGTGgtattcgttggaaaaaaagaacaaatcgAAACGTCGTGGCGTGGTTCGTTTGAAGTTGGCGTTCAGTGCGGAACACAACGAGCAAGTAGCCGCTCAGGAACACCGACACCTTTTACGAATTTTACTTTTGCACGAGATCGAgaccgaaaaaatcgaaaaatattgttGGTGTGGCCGTTGGTCAGCTCCGGCGGAATCTATAATTTTACAACACAGCGCCCAGCGCGGACTTCTCGCTCGTAACGTCGCCCTCGCCCAGTGGGTGGAGTACATCAGAGTGCACCAAGAACACCCTCTAAGTTTTACTTTGCTCAACAAACTGGCGGTCGAATTACTGAGGCCGATAGATAACAGCCTATTTTCGGACGACGAAGCCAGACTTTTTTGGGACGCCACAAAAAAACTTCTCCACTCATGTCTCAACAGTATAAGAAAAATCCGAAGGCTCACCGTCGGAGACAGGCACACGATCTCACAATTGGCAGCGATTCTAGG aattTTGTCTTCGATAGACTCTCTGAAAAAGCCAGAGGATCTTGACCTATTCCCGGCTAATATGTACGGTTGGCTTCCAGAGCCGGAGGGACCGAGAGCGGACGTAATGCAAGCTCTGGAGGACACGGTCATCCAAGGCGCCGAAGAATG gTACGACCAcgttttgaaaaacaattcacCTACCGCAGACGCCGACGAAGACGTGGTCAAGTATTACATAAAAGTTATACAACTGATCAGGGCCGATCTACAAAGAGCCATCGAGTATTATGACAAGGTCTTCATCAA GCAAACCAATTTTCCCTACGCGAGAACGTTGTATATCCACTACGAGAAACGTATAAGCGATATGTGCATGATAATCGTCGAAGATGTCTGCGCGAGGTTGAAGAGGATAGAAGTTGAAAACAGCGACGGAACCAGCGAGGAATTAGGACTGGGTACGACACTTTTCGAGCTGTATTTGACGCTTCAGAGATACGCGAT ACTCGGTCACGTGCTATGCGCGGATGGTCTGGAATACATGAAAATCCAGAGTTACCACGAATGGTTCCGAGCCGGGGTGGCTCACTGGCTCGACATTGCAGTTTTCAAAGCCCTGCGAAGGATAGAACGTGCGGTGGATTTCGACAAACTGCAACCGGTCGATTCCAGCGTACAGTACAGCTCGAGCGCCGTGGATACTCTCaccattttttatcaaatcaaAGTTTTCTGGACCCAATTGGCCTGGCCAGACGTCGAAGGCTCCTATACGTTCATCGCAAAAATTATCGAC GATATATGCAGGTGTTCGGTTGAATACGCCGATAAAATGGCACGTAAGGCGGAAATGGTGACGGACTTGATGTACGATATGGAGAACAATGGCAGTGTCTACGAGAAGAAATTCGAAGTCTCTAACGCTTGGTGTTTCGCGATTAACAACATCGATTACATCCGGACGTCGATAGGTCCTCTGGCCGAGGATCTGGGGTTGAAAAGTATCGTTGATGCTTTGGCCGCCAACAAAACTCAACAGGAGGCTGAAAGATGTCGGCAAACGCTGCAGCTCGTTATCGATAACGCGACTGAAACCGTGAGCAATAAAATCGTCGAGTTGCTCGAAGTTGTTGCCACGAAAATGATGCCCGCCATGAGCAGATACCTTGCCGAAGGCGCGGAATTGATAGACACGACCAGTAACGCGATGGACAGGCTCCTGCAGTACCTCGACTCCAATATCACCACATTGCATGACAATCTGAACGAAACCAACTTCGAAAGGGTACTTTTAGTCATCTGGGAAATCATGTCGAAGATACTCTATGATTTGGTCAATAGCAATTTGGAG aaGAGAAGACCGCCGTCATTTTACGCAAACCTTCATCGTACCCTGCACACCctgattcgttttttcaatctgGGGGCAGACGAGACGTCGAATATCAACAtcctcgaaaaaatcgaagaacttCTAAAACTCCACGGTCTTGAAACCGCCGCTCTGATTCATCGGTACCATCAGGAAAGGTTGCAGGAGCAAAAAGCGTTGGAGGAACCCAGACACGGACAGTTGACCGTCAAAGCTCATTTCATCGATAACTCGTTGAACATACAAATTATGAACGCCAGAAATCTTAGGCCGATGGACAGCAACG gcAAGATGTCTACTCTTGAGCGAAAACTCCGTTATAAATCAAAATCTAAAGTGAAACTGAAAGACGAGAGGTCAA GTAAATGTGATCCGTACGTGAAAATTCGGCTGTTACCCGAAGAgaaatttgttcaaattaaACAGCCAAAGACTCGTACGCACAAGGAAAATCTCTTCCCGctattcgacgaaaatttcaccat TGCGCTTCCAACGGAACTTAGAGACACGGAAGGCGCGATCATAGCGTTTGAAGTAAAAGACAAAGATTTTTTGCGGACAAGGTTCATGGCTGAGGCGTTCCTAGCCTTCAGCGAAATCCCGGAAACGGGTCCCGACCGAGATTTTGACTCGCTGGAACAGATTCATCTGAAATTATCACGACCAGTTGGAAAAA aTTCGGACGCTGTGCGCGCTCTAGAACACAGGAAAGGGGACAATCAGGCCGTCGATTTCATCTCAAAACTAAATAGTAAGATGAATACCAGATAA